Part of the Quercus robur chromosome 5, dhQueRobu3.1, whole genome shotgun sequence genome, TTATTTCCGTTGTGTACTCTCAGATTTCAAAAATTTGTCGAAGCTAAGCAAGTTGAAGCACCTAGACCTCCGTGGCAATCATTTCGACGAAGGGATTTTAAGATCTTTGGGTGCACTGTCAGCGCTTACATCCTTGAAATTGGATAATAATGAAATGGAGGGCCCCCTTTATGACCAAGGTAATGCAAGGTTCTTTTGGTTCTTACacccaaaataaagaattaataaacaaataatatatatgaaaagagtgGTTGATGGAGAGTGGGACTACTAAAACGTTACTCAAAAGTTGTTTggtcttccaaaaataaacacGTGAGGACTTCGTTATTTGGACAGAAGTTGACTGCTGCCCTGCTTTTcgatatatatattatttaacgTTACAATAAATAATGCTCTGCTTCTTCTAAATTTGTTGTATTCATATTGCTGCATATCTTGCTAGTCTAAGAAGCTTGGAGGTCCTCAATTTAGCTGACAATTATTTCAATGGTTCTTTGCCAAAATGTaatggatttttctttgttctctttTACTTCTTGTCCTCTCTCCCTCCTAAATTCTATGGTTGAATTAGCTTTGGGTGCATGTCTATATAATGGTCATGTTCAAATTACACtacttaataattttgtatttgatgaggatttttttttttttttgaaaaatccacACTTTGAATACATTAtttaatatctctctctctctctctctctctctctaagaaaaGGGTTGTTGATGGGAGAGTGGGACTACTAAAACATTACTCTAAGTTGTTTGGTCTCCCAAaccactacatgataatctagaaatcgaTCTTGTTTTCATGGAAcatatttgttttaaaatcTAAAGCATGCTTGTCTTTGCttcttaaatataaaattaaatcatcaattgtatctattggcaaacaaatcacaagaggtatccaattttaaaatcaagaaataataaaccaaacattcaatcaattaagataaatcctaaatcatgagaaaaacatgattgaactcatattgAGAATCCTATCTTAGTCAATTAATATGAAGTAAGAATAGtttaatcattaaagaacaatcattatgggaaaaatcaaatctcaaAATAAATACCGATAATCCTTAAGAAAGTTTAATCCAAAccttaattgaaaatttagctactcatggtaattgaaaaaaaaaaaaatactaaacattaaactcaacaaatataataaaatagagaaagaaatagttACTATACATGGAAGAAAGCCACAAAGGCAGCCACCATTGCGGCTCCCCTGCCTCTCTatccttctcttcttttttcttcttaccCACAAACTGACATAAAGCCTTCATATAAGAGAACACACTACTAATACAAGTTGCACAAGGAGTAAACCCCCCTCCCcgacccccaaaaaaagaaggaaatttgGAATGGGAAATTCGTCAAATTTTCATGCCCATGTTGCAAAGGTGTAGCCCTTTGAGTTAAATTTCCTATCCAACTTGAATCATTGCAATCCAATATCTGAACTGAGAGTTATACTCAAAATACTGAGACCTATGCAGaaagattctgattttggattttgacatttttttttctccaattgGCTTCTTTTCTTAATCGGTTAAAATTCTCCACATCTTGTAGGTCTTTGAGTTTGAGTTGGGTTCAGCCCACTTGAGTTAGAGTCTATCCTTATGCCTTAAATAAAGTCCATTAGCATGTAAATTCTCAGTTACTAATAAAACATAGATAACTCAAAATTTGTCACTAATcatcataaaaataaagataaagatacGAATATAAGAGtactttattatatttatttcatatatattgAAACACAGAACACAACATATATGTTGGTTTAATTGTGGGCTACTAaatatcttattattattctctttacttcttcttcttctcctctctttctcctaAATTATGGTTGAATTAGCTTTGGGTACATGTCTATATAATGGTCATGTTCAAATTACACTACTTAATGACCAAGGTAATGCAAGGTTCTTTTGGTTCCTACACTCAAaataaagaattaataaacaaataaaatcttgtCTGGATAATGTTTATTAAGATCTAATCTAGCTTGTAagtgcaaagaaaataaaagaataaatttggaaatatatatatatatatatatatatatatataaagaaaagagtGGTTGATGCGAGAGTGGGACTACTAAAACGTTACTCAAAGTTGTTTggtcttccaaaaataaacacATAAGGATTTGGGAAGAAGTTGACTACTGCCTTGCTTTTCAATATATAActgtatatattatttaacGTTGCAATACATGATGCTCTGTTTCTTCTAAATATGTTATATTCATATTGCTGCAAATTTTGCTAGTCTAAGAAGCTTGGAGGTCCTCAATTTAGGAGGCAATAATTTCAATGGTTCCTTGCCAAAATGTAAtggatttttctttattctctttacttcttcttcttcttctctctctctctttcccctAAAGTCTATGGTTGAATTAGCTTTGGGTGCATGTCTATATAATGGTCATGTTCAAATTACtctatttaataattttgtatttgatgagtttttttttttttaacaaatcctCACTTTGAAtacattatttaatatatatacagtTCATagtttagaaatatatattaagataatcaataattaaaaaaatattataccagagccttgtagctcaattgattGGTAGCTCCTAATATGTCTGACATCTAGAGTTCCAAACCTCCCTCCCCTCCTTGCTTttcaatatataattatatatattattcaacGTTGCAATATATAATGCTCTGTTGCTTCTAAATATGTTGTATTCATATTGCTACAGATCTTGCTAATCTAAGAAGCTTGGAGGTCCTTAATTTAGGAGGCAATAATTTCAATGGTTCCTTGCCAAAATGTAAGggatttttctttattctctttgcttcttcttcttctcctctctctctctctcccctaaACTCTATGGTTGAATTAGCTTTGGGTGCATGTCTATATAATGGTCATGTTCAAATTGCACtacttaataattttgtattttatgagtttttttttggataaatccACACTTTGaatacattattttatatatatatatatatatatagttcataatttagaaatatatattatgataatcaataattaaaaattttttatgccagagccttgtagctcaatcgATTGGTACCTCTTGATATGTCTATAGCATTTGGGGTTCCAAACCTCCCTCCCCTATTATAATTACAGAGTAATCAAAAATTATTTCATCAATTATTgatattgaaatataaaataataataaaatcatgcATAGAACATGCCTTTAATGATcacaaggaaaataaaattctaCTGGCATATATTTGGTGTATGTGTTAAGATTGTACATTTTAgtgagatttttaaaatattaatctaatTAAGTGTTATAAAATTGTGTAATACATATAACAAAGAGTAATATTAGATGTAATTCTCACATACATAATTTGAGCAGTGATTTTTCCACACCacaaatgattttctttttctatagaGATTGGGCAGCTTTGGGTAGGTTGGAGCTTTTAGATCTTAGTAACAATCACTTCACTGGAATTGTTCCTCCTTCCATAGGAGTATTGTTTTCTCTCAAATCTTTATCTTAATTTGAGCTGAAGAGATCTTAGTAACAATCTTTTTCTACAGGTTTATGTGGACTCAAAAGACTTGAAGAGTTAGATCTTAGTGAGAATTCTTTTGAAGGGACCCTTCCATCTTGCCTATACAATTTGACATCTCTTCAACAGTTAGATCTCTATGGGAATCAGTTCCGAGGAAACATTTCATCTTGGATAGTTGACCTTACATCCCTTAAGTATATTGATCTCAATTATAACCTTTTTGAGGGTTTATCATTCAGCTTATTTGCTAATCATTCCAAGCTTGAGTCATTTCAATTTAGTTGTTATAACGAGAAGGTTGATATAGAAACAGAAAATTCAGACTGGGTACCCTTATTTCAGTTGGAGTCTTTAGTGATATCTAACTGTTCTCTGAATAAGCTATCCCATCAACTTCCGACATTTCTCTTTCACCAGCATAGCTTGAGAGAACTTGATCTTTCACACAATGGGTTGAAAGGACCGTTTCCTGATTGGTTGTTTAGAAACAATACTAGGCTAGAATCTGCCATTCTTGACCATAACTCTTTCACCGGTCATTTTCATTTGCCGCTCTGTCTTAACTCTACTTATGTGATAGATGTGTCAAACAATCAGCTCAATGGAAAGCTTCAACGAAATATTGGGGAGATCCTACCAAATATTCAGTACCTACAGTTATTCAATAATTCTTTCACAGGTTCTCTCCCATCCTCATTTGGTAATATGAGTCTCTTGGACACACTCGACGTGTCCCTTAACAACTTCTCCGGAGAAGTACCAAAGGACTTATTTGTCGGTTGCTCCAGCCTGTCGATCTTGGTGTTATCCAATAATTATTTTGACGGCCATTTAGATTGGGTACCTTTATTTAACTTATCTGGgctatatattttaaacataaatCATAATCAGTTCTCCGGAGCTATTCCAAATGAATTACCCAATTTCGTGGATTTTTCTATCTTGGATGTTAGCAACAACAAAATGTCGGGTAGGATTCCTACTTGGATATGCAATTCAACATATTATGGTGGTATTCTCatgcaaaataataattttgaaggTCAAATTCCATGTGAAACAATTACATCTGAGTTTTTGGACCTTTCTCATAACCTCCTTGATGGATCTTTACCTTTGTGGTCAAGCACTCGGTTAAAACATTTACATTTGGAAGAGAACAACTTTTCAGGATCAATACCAGAACCATTTCTCAATATGTCGGAGCTTTGGACATTGGATATCAGCGATAATAAATTGTCAGGCAGCATTCCCAGTGCCATCAGTAAAACTTCCAACTTAAGAATTTTGTTGCTGGGAGGAAATCATTTGAGTGGCAATATTTCAACACAGTTATGTCAACTGACCAATATAACTTTAATGGATCTTTCAAGAAACTTATTTTTCGGGACAATACCTCATTGTTTTGGACACACACTGTCTTTTGGTATTTTTGAAGCACGATATTCGCAACGGGCATTTGGTATTTTCTTCAATGGTAGTCGCGATCCTGCGCCTTACGTAGCTGTTGAAATTAACTTTGTTACCAAATATAGGCTTAGCTCTTACAAGGGTGACATTCTTATGTACATGTCAGGTTTGGATTTATCCTGTAACAATCTGACAGGTGAAATCCCACTTGAACTTGGACAGCTACAAAGAATTCATGCACTAAACTTGTCTCACAATCAATTGACAGGTTCCATTCCAAAATCTTTCTCAGACTTGACTAATGTAGAGAGCTTGGATCTTTCTCACAATAGATTGAGTGGAGAAATTCCTCCACAATTGATTGAGCTTACCTTTTTGGAGGTGTTCAGTGTTGCTTATAACAACTTATCAGGTAGGACCCCAGATATGAAAGCCCAATTTGGAACTTTTGATGCAAGCAGCTATGATGGAAATCCATTTCTTTGTGGACTGCCATTGGAGAAAAATTGCACCGGGAGAGATGATTCTCCAACGCCAATGCATTCCTCAGATGTAAGTGATGAGAGATGGTACAAAGTTGATCAAACGGTGTTCTTCACTAGCTTTTCAGTCACTTACATCATGTTTTGCCTAGGAGTAATTACTGTTCTTTATATCAACACTCATTGGCGACTGTGGTACTACAATTTGGCTGAGGATTGCATGTATTCTTGTTATTTTTCTATTGCAATTTCTCTACGTAAGTTATCAGCCTATTTGTATAATTAGCTAAGGTTACTTCCTCAATATCTGGGAACTTTTATTGTAACGAATTTTATATCTATGTTGATGAATGATGGACTAAGAGCTTAAGAAGCAGAATCAATTGCACTGTTAAATTACTCTCTATAGAATTCATAATTGCCTAAACAGATTCTATTACAATTTTGTTACGGTCTAACAGCTATAAGTGAAAAGGCATTGTTTAACTTCATTAATACAATTATAAAATGTTGTCACATGCATCGTGAACTTTAACAGGTATATGTGAAACCATGCATGTTGTGTACATCAAGTGTCACGATATCATTTTGTTGTTTGACCATAGACCAATGGTCACTACTCACTGGCTGTGGAACAGTGCCATTTCTACGTAAATATTACGGTACATTCTAGTGCATTGTTGATGCGGATGATCACACTAGATATTACTATCATAGTTCTTTTAAGTACTTTTAAGTTAATTAAGGGTCAGTTTGGGAACaacatttttaactttttgctaaatagttcaAGCAGTTTATTTGTCATTGATCAATACACATGTTACGTTCCACAGGTTGATAGCTCATTTTAGCATTTGTGAACCTCTTTAACTAATCTtcttagtaaattaattaaacTCTTTGGGCTGTCTCTTAGATTATGTGTAGGAATCATTTATGGTCCggttggattgagggggagagagggaaaataGAGTAAAGCATagtaaatttgatttaaaattaatctattttcAGCCTACACTAaactactctactcccctccactctctctccttttccCCTCAATTTAAACGGGCCCatagtgtatgtttggatagcACGTTTAAGTGCtgcgtcttttttttttttttttttccagtcgCAACTGTTGACCGGTCttttgtgaacagtgcataaatgcactgtttacgggtctcacaaactccactttttatcaactttttcattaaaaataggtcccacggtactatttacacatttaaaaattattttgctacagtgttttcagttttcagtttcagcaaaataagttctatccaaacagacccttagtctACACCCTTATATATACTATGCTGAAAACTAATTCAAACCACTTGTAACTCTTGCTTGATCACAAGAAATTCCGGCTTCATGGCAAAATACATGAAATATGCCCCTACTAATTCCGTAGTGCTCCTCCTTAGTCACCCTTCCCGTTTGTGTATGAAGCGTGAGTTCATTtatcaacttttaaaaaatcatttttaaggtaagcaagaaatttttattcagtttctcaaccaaaataataataataataattcaacaACACCAACCGTGTCTGACAGGACACTAATACAGTCACCGCACTCCTAGGAATAAACAATAACAGTCTAATACTACAAAAGCATTATAAATTACAACAAAGTTTTTAAATAGAACGTTatatttaaagtaaaatatGCACAGATttcttattattgttatttatttatttttttttttaaaagtgtaaATTACACTCTAAAGTTTGaggatttttgaattttacatccttaaatttcagaatttagattttacctctTGAAGTTACATTCTATTTGCATTAGTAGCTCGTTTGTCCATATTTTAAGTTAAGTGACGCATAAATTGGCTGGTCATGCAAGTTTAATCCATCCAATAAAATAATGGCATGTGACATAATGAAAACTGAGGTGGTATTATTTTGTTGGATGAGCTAAACACATGTGGCAAGTTTATGTGACAATTAATAACATAAAGTATGGATAGAATGGCTACTAATGCAACGTAATCTCaggaggtaaaatccaaattccaaatcttcaAGTGTAAATTTTGAAGAACCCAAATTTTAGAGGTGTAGTTTGCACTATagtcatttttttcccctttactTCTCAATCATTTTTGTTGAGATGCAGTTCTTGTTCATTGAGTTATTAGTTGAGAGTTAAAATTGCAATGTGGAGTACGCTAAACAGCATGTCTCCATCGAAGTTTAAATTACACTAGCTCATGTGAATGTGGAAATTTAGAGATTCTCTTAGTTACCTAATGCACTCTCTTTACTCCATAGGATTATTGATTTCAACATCGTACTGCAAAAGATATAAAGAGTCTAATCAAAATATGAATGTGGATCGGTGTGCTTCAACGATCACCTCAATGTGGAAATTTAAGGCATCCATTGACTAACCCATATTATTTAGGACGTTTCTACcaagttgaagaaaaataaaaaaaaggatgtaAGCCTACGCGGTCTTTGTTGTTTTCAGGAATCGGAGTCCCTAATTTGAAAGTATATTTCCCAAGCAAAAGTTGCATAATTACGTTCTACTATATGCAAATAAGCAagtttctcaatatatatatatatatatatatatattatgcaaATAAGAAAAAGTTGCATAATTAGtcccatttttaatatatgctctttgaatttatattattaagtcaaCACCATGGTTATAAGGCCAGCCACCATCTCATTAGAGGGGATAAACCAAACTCGTATCTCACCCATCTCCACTATATATTGAATATAGTGATAATCAATGTGTTTGCCCATGTAAACATTTGCTCTAGTTTTTATTAACATGACAATAGACTTGTTGTCGCAAAACACACTAATCGTTCTGTTACGTATAACTAATTTTAAATTGTCGACAAAATCCATAATGTTCTAATTACCTGCTATATTGCACGATATGTATACTACATCCATCATATATTTCATACACAACTTTAGAAATGTATGTCCGCTTGTAGATTTTCAATCATCTATATCTCCTGTAAAATCTGCGATAATATATTCTAGTATTTCTAGATCACTTGAACCAAAACACAGTTTCTTTCCCTTAGTGCCTTGGAGATAACTAGCTATATCTGTTTAACTACCTACCAACGTGCTCAACGTGATTAGATTAATATCTATGTTAGAGTTgtatagttaaatgattaaatttaccatatataTCACAATAGTTTAAACTTGTGAAataatcagtaatttaacatggtattagagcaagAGATCCTGAGTTTGATTCTTATCTCTTTCACTCTACCTCCAATTTAAATTTTCACGTGCTAGACCTCACCTATTAAAAGGTAGTATTGGCCTATATGTGAGGGGAAAATCAGTTAAACAGTCTACTCACTGGTCTCATCACATGACAAGTATCTAGCATTGTCATAGTGTACATGAGGCTGCTTACAGCTTAGGCGCAGGGACATTTTTCATGAATCTCATCATCCTTAGTTCATTGGCTTATAGGAAATTTTTGAATTGTATTTTGTTTGGGTAGTGGTCCGGACCAAAtgaacacccccccccccctccccaatTCCGAATCGGTTCAAATTTTGACTACATTCCAACTGGAATTTCGTCAATCTGGACAAACATTGATTTCGAGCTGAAATTGTGAGTGGAAAAATCTAGAGTAAAGCGGTGGAACTAAATGGTGGGGCACGAAGGAAAGGGACTGAATCAAAAAAAGGATGAGTATAAATCAAAAATGAATCGATAAGAAGCAAGATGAGAATATTAGAGAGGggtaataaataataaaaatgaaaataaagtagaactgagatttgagaaagggaaaaaaatcaacatatacAAAGTAGAGCTATGTAAAGGATTTGACATTCATGTGGGAGggtgaaataaaaaaagagacagAAAATCTTAGAGattcaaacttttttacaaattgctgatgtggtgagtaattattggcgagtaaaaaagtgatgtacgTGGTGGGCTAGTTAAGAACCAATAAGAGCTTGCTACTTCAACCGTTTGTAAAAATTGTACATTAtagcagtaaaaaaaaaaaaaaaatgttacgttCATAAAATTTTCACTACAAATCATAAGTGATAAGTGATAAGTTATTATTGACACTAATAAGTACCcaaaactaaaattattatttttcccacTAATAACAttaaagtaataatttttccaACTAATAACATTAAAGTGTTTtggatataacatttctcttaatATATtacttcttttgtttatttattttttccttgtaTAACACATCAGATCACTTTAGAAAGTGTTTTAGACAGTTTtacattattaattttattttatttttatgtaatcaattaaatttttttagctttttagcttaATAATGACACAGCAgatcatttttattgttattatagcAAAAATGTTTCTGCTAAGATATTCTGTTAATGTAGTCAGTCTAGAACGAAATTCAAAACGTTTCTTATAGACAAAAAGGCTCAGTGTCCTATTTGCTACACATTTAGGATTGGCGGAGGTTGCTGGGCAATCCCGCCGGGTCCAATGAGTCTATTAAGTTGGAACTGtcgagggcttgggaaccctcaGACAGTTAATGCCTTGAGAAAGGTTATTAGGTTAGAAGATCCCAATTTGGTGTTCTTGATGGAAACTAAGTCGAATGAAGAGTGGGTAAAAATTGTACGTAATCAGTGTGGTTTTAAAGACAGTTTTATTGTTCCTAGTGATGGGTTAAAAGGGGGGTTAGCTTTATTTTGGAAATCTGATATCAAAGTGGATGTGCTGGATTCTTCGCTCTCTTTTATTGATGCGTTGATTGAGGTGGGTGAAAGAATTGGGTGTTGGCATTTGTCAGGCTTCTATGGTCACCTTGAGACTGCACTAAGGATGGAATCATGGAGATTGCTTAACTTTTTAAGGGATAGCTCACAATTGCCGTGGCTAGTGattggagattttaatgaaattagatGTCAAGCAGAAAAGGAGGGAGGGGCATCTAGGTCGGTTCAGCAAATGGCCAGGTTTAATGCTTCTATTAACTATTGTAGGCTGAAGGAGGTTGGTTTTGTAGGTCCTAAATTCACATGGCTATATCAGAAACGGGATGGCATTCAAATTAGGGAGAGGTTGGATAGGGCCTTAGCTTCTATAGATTGGCATTCTCTTTTCCCTAATGCTAAGCTTCATCATAAGTCCTCTTCTGCTTCTGATCATAATCCTCTTCTGCTGCATGTATTCTCCAAGAAAAAACACCTGAAACACAAGAAAATTTTTCGATTTGAGTCTATGTGGTTGAAGGATGAGAGATGTGAGAATGTGGTGACAAAGGCATGGGAGGAAGGGTTGTGCATGGCCTCGGATTTTCCTATCTTATCTTGCATGGAGTCATGCAGAAACAAATTGGAGGCTTGGAATGGGCATGAGTATGGGCATGTGGGAAAGAAGATTGCTTGCTTACAAAAACGTCTAGAATGGCTGGAGATGCAAGATTCATCACCTACAGTTATAAAAGACTTACGAGACACTAGAGTGGAATTGAATTGTTGGTTTGATAAGGAGGATGCAATGTGGAAACAGAGAGCACGGCTAAACTGGTTTCGGGAGGGAGACCGAAATACCCGTTTCTTTCATGCAAAGGCTTCAGCAAGGTTTCAAAAGAACTTAATTGAAGGGGTGTTAGATGCCGAAGATGTGTGGCAGGTTGATCAAGGGGAGATTGAGAAGGTGTTTATTGACTACTACTCTGAATTGTTCACTTCCTCAGCACCATCAGAGTTCACTGAAATTATGGAGGCTGTTCAACCTAGAGTCACCCAATCAATGAATTCCATGCTGGTGAAGGAATTCCAGGCAGGTGAAGTGCACAAAGTCTTGAAGCAGATGTATCCTTTAAAAGTCCCAGGTTCGGATGGTATGCCCCctctttttttccaaaaattttgggcTACTGTAGGTGGAGTAGTGACTAAGACAGTATTGGATTTCCTAAATTCGGGCATTACCccgccaaaatttaatgaaaccCATATTGTTTTGGTCCCTAAAACTACCTCACCTAAAAGAGTAACGGAGTATAGACCAATTAATCtttgtaatgttatttacaAACTGGCATCTAAAACTCTTGCCAACAGACTTAAAAAAATCCTCCCATCTATTATCAGTGACACTCAAAGTGCTTTCGTGAATGGTAGACTGATTACTGATAATGTTCTAGTAGCTTTTGAGGCAATGCACCAGATTAATTTGAAGAAATCAAGGGTTAAAGGTGAGATGGCTCTCAAGCTAGACATGAGCAAAgcctatgatagggtggaatggGCATGTTTAGAGAAGATAATGGAGAAATTGGGGTTTCACTCAAGATGGAGAAGCTTGATGATGCAATGCATCTCTTCTGTCACTTATGCAATCCGTATCAATGGTAAACCTAGTGGCCATATTATTCCTTCCAGAGGTCTTCGCCAAGGTGATCCACTTTCcccatatttatttttgatttgtgcTGAAGGTCTTTCtgctttaattaaaaaagcTACAGCTGATGGCTTGTTGGAAGGTGTATCTGTGTGTAGGGGTGGCCTTTGTctatctcatttattttttgcagatgacagtCTAATCTTCTGCAAAGCCACTGTTGAAGAATGTGTAGCCCTCCAGAAAGTACTGAGTACGTATGAGCAAGCCTCTGGCCAACAGTTGAACCGTGTCAAAACTTCTCTGTTTTTCAGTCCTAACACCGCAAAGGAGATCCAGGAGGAGATAAAGGTGAGGTTTGGGGCTCAAGTGATTAGGCAGCATGAAAAGTATCTGGGCCTCCCATCATTGGTgggaagaaataaaaagaatactTTCAAGGAAGTCAAGACAAAATTGGCTAAGAAATTGGCTGGTTGGAAGGAAAAGCTATTGTCTAAATCTGGAAAGGAAGTTCTGATAAAAGCGGTGGCCCAAGCTATTCCGACGTACATTATGAGCTGCTTTAAAATTCCTGATTCCCTTTGTGATGAGATGACGAGTATCATtaggaatttttggtgggggcaatGTAAGGAGGAACGGAAAATGGCATGGATCAGTTGGGAGAAACTTTGTGCCCCAAAGGCTTGTGGGGGTATGGGATTTAAGCAACTGAAGCAATTTAATTTGGCCATGTTGGCAAAACAAGGTTGGCGGCTCCAGACTGGGAATGATTCCTTATTGTATAAGGTATTTAAGGCCAAATATTTTCCGAGGTGTGAGTTTGTTGATGCAACTCTTGGAAAAAAATCCTTCATTTGCTTGGAGGAGTATTTTGGCAGCTCAAGCGATTATCCGGAATGGTAAAAGGTGGCAAGTGGGGAATGGGCATAGTATCATGATTTGGAAGGATAAATGGGTGCCTTCTCCCTCAAATTATAAGGTAGTATCTCCAATCTCAAACCTACCTGAGGACTCTCGAGTTGCAGCCCTTATAGACGAAGAAAAGGGTGCATGGAAAAATGAGGTGGTGCGGCAAACTTTCCTTCCTCATGAAGCTGATTTAATTTGTAGCATAGCTCTAAGTGTGAATCTGCCAGCGGATAAGCAGGCCTGGGCTTTAACGCACAATGGAATCTTTAGTGTC contains:
- the LOC126727576 gene encoding receptor-like protein 9a isoform X9, whose translation is MGRSLVKWLLWGLIVLVHLHGHRGCFEEERMGLLEIKEEFARSTPNATIRDYLSPSRRVYILPSWVDDYKSECCEWERVTCDSTTGHVTHLSLHNIWEFDTEGLYYYFIDTSELKDMVWFLNVSLFESLKELRSLNLSFNGIGGWIEHKVSESLLRLNKLESLDLDSNIFNQSIIQSLRLLTSLKSLNLSYNALEGSLPTKELSVFEDLEILDLSNNRLNGSETVQGLCGLKRLEELDLSENSFEGTLPSCLYNLTSLQQLDLYGNQFRGNISSWIVDLTSLKYIDLNYNLFEGLSFSLFANHSKLESFQFSCYNEKVDIETENSDWVPLFQLESLVISNCSLNKLSHQLPTFLFHQHSLRELDLSHNGLKGPFPDWLFRNNTRLESAILDHNSFTGHFHLPLCLNSTYVIDVSNNQLNGKLQRNIGEILPNIQYLQLFNNSFTGSLPSSFGNMSLLDTLDVSLNNFSGEVPKDLFVGCSSLSILVLSNNYFDGHLDWVPLFNLSGLYILNINHNQFSGAIPNELPNFVDFSILDVSNNKMSGRIPTWICNSTYYGGILMQNNNFEGQIPCETITSEFLDLSHNLLDGSLPLWSSTRLKHLHLEENNFSGSIPEPFLNMSELWTLDISDNKLSGSIPSAISKTSNLRILLLGGNHLSGNISTQLCQLTNITLMDLSRNLFFGTIPHCFGHTLSFGIFEARYSQRAFGIFFNGSRDPAPYVAVEINFVTKYRLSSYKGDILMYMSGLDLSCNNLTGEIPLELGQLQRIHALNLSHNQLTGSIPKSFSDLTNVESLDLSHNRLSGEIPPQLIELTFLEVFSVAYNNLSGRTPDMKAQFGTFDASSYDGNPFLCGLPLEKNCTGRDDSPTPMHSSDVSDERWYKVDQTVFFTSFSVTYIMFCLGVITVLYINTHWRLWYYNLAEDCMYSCYFSIAISLRKLSAYLYN